In Sphingobacterium thalpophilum, a genomic segment contains:
- a CDS encoding VOC family protein: protein MMKQIFINLVVADVNKSMDFYTQLGFTNNPQFSDEQGKCMVWSEHIFVMLLSPDKFKTFTEKPLADTKKQIAALLSLSVSGLDRVNEIVDNGLKAGGIEPTPMKDYGFMQQRSIEDFDGHTWEIFYMDMSKFPAA, encoded by the coding sequence ATGATGAAACAGATATTTATTAATCTCGTCGTAGCCGATGTGAATAAGTCAATGGATTTTTATACACAATTGGGCTTTACGAATAATCCTCAGTTTTCCGACGAACAAGGCAAATGTATGGTTTGGAGTGAGCATATTTTTGTGATGCTTTTATCTCCGGATAAATTTAAAACATTTACAGAAAAACCGCTTGCAGATACAAAAAAACAGATTGCAGCACTACTTTCACTTTCTGTTTCTGGTTTGGATCGTGTGAACGAAATTGTTGATAATGGATTGAAAGCCGGAGGCATTGAACCAACGCCAATGAAAGACTACGGTTTTATGCAACAGCGAAGTATTGAAGATTTTGACGGTCATACCTGGGAGATATTTTATATGGATATGAGCAAATTTCCAGCGGCATAG
- a CDS encoding Pr6Pr family membrane protein → MEAQKSLKSVFAGSIGLITLFAVVGQFVLSALVSKLGRVEYIVQFFSYFTILGNVMVLLCCFFTVFWSKSRIGLFFTKPESITAVTLYILIVGIIYNTLLRFLSHPQGLSMVVDELLHVVTPLSFFLFWWRFLSKETIRWSHLFYWLIFPLTYLFYTLWHGSFSGFYPYPFVNVSELGMDRVILNSFGVTLVFVVIGALLIILGKWQNRQRSKRIKK, encoded by the coding sequence CAGTCGTTGGGCAATTTGTATTAAGTGCTCTTGTCTCGAAGCTCGGTCGCGTGGAATATATAGTTCAGTTTTTTAGTTATTTTACAATTCTAGGTAATGTAATGGTTCTGCTATGCTGTTTTTTTACTGTTTTCTGGTCAAAAAGTCGAATAGGCCTATTTTTTACTAAACCCGAAAGCATTACTGCCGTAACATTATACATTCTTATTGTCGGCATTATCTATAATACCCTTCTCCGCTTTCTGTCGCATCCACAGGGTTTGTCAATGGTGGTTGACGAGTTATTACATGTGGTCACTCCTTTGAGTTTTTTCCTCTTTTGGTGGCGTTTTTTGAGCAAGGAAACAATCCGTTGGAGTCATCTTTTTTATTGGTTGATCTTTCCATTAACCTATCTTTTTTATACGTTGTGGCATGGTTCGTTTTCTGGATTTTATCCGTATCCTTTTGTCAATGTTTCCGAATTGGGGATGGACAGGGTTATTTTGAACAGCTTTGGAGTAACCTTGGTTTTTGTCGTCATTGGTGCATTATTGATTATTTTGGGCAAGTGGCAAAACAGGCAGAGGTCTAAACGGATTAAAAAATAA